Part of the Azospirillum formosense genome is shown below.
CGCCCCCGTCGCGGACGCGGCGAGCCACGGCAGCTTCTTCATCACCGGCCTGACGGTGTTCGTTCTGGCCTGCTTCGTGGGCTACTACGTGGTGTGGCGGGTGACGCCGGCGCTGCACTCGCCGCTGATGGCGGTGACCAACGCGGTGTCCTCGGTGATCATCGTCGGCGCCCTGATCGCCGCCGGCCCGGCCGGCTTCGGCTTCTCCAAGATCATGGGCTTCCTCGCCGTCATCCTGGCCAGCGTCAACATCTTCGGCGGCTTCCTGGTCACCCAGCGCATGCT
Proteins encoded:
- a CDS encoding NAD(P) transhydrogenase subunit alpha; translated protein: MDQTQLSSRVAELKAQLAAASQQIDALAAQAAALGHAAPVADAASHGSFFITGLTVFVLACFVGYYVVWRVTPALHSPLMAVTNAVSSVIIVGALIAAGPAGFGFSKIMGFLAVILASVNIFGGFLVTQRMLSMFKKKGK